One Nitrospira sp. genomic window, CATCACGAAACGGTATGGGCACCTTACGGCGATCGACCGGGTGACCTTTCGCGTCGACAAGGGAGAAGTTCTGGCCTTTTTGGGACCGAACGGCGCGGGGAAAACAACCACCATGCGGATTCTCACCTCCTTCATTCCTGCGACAGAAGGCACCGCACAGGTGGCGGGCTTCGACTGCGCGGAGCAGCCGGAGGAGGTCAAGAAACGTATCGGCTATCTCCCCGAGACCCCCCCGGTGTACCAAGAATTGACGGTGGCCGAATATCTGGACTTCGTCGGCAAGCTTCGGGGATTTAGTGGAGCAGAGTTGACCAAAGCCATAGATCGCGTGATGGAGCGGCTGGCCTTGGGCTCCGTTCGACACCGACTCATCGCCAACCTGTCACGCGGCTATCGACAGCGTGTCGGACTCGCACAAGCGCTGATTCACGATCCACCCGTCCTGATTCTGGACGAACCGACCGTCGGTCTCGACCCGAAGCAGATCATTGAAATCCGAGAATTGATAAAAAGTCTAGCCGGCTCACACTCAGTCATCTTGAGCACGCACATCCTTCCGGAGGCCACGGCGGTCTGTCAGCGCGTCGTGATCATCAATGGCGGACGCATCGTCGCCGAGGATACCCCGGACCAACTCTCTGCCCGACTTCGCCGGTCGGAAAAAATCAGCGTCACGCTCAAGGCCCCACCCGCCAATGTGCTGGAACGGTTCCGCGCCGTCGCGGGAGTTGAACATGTCTTAGCGACCGCCGATCCCCACACGATTCTCATCGAATGTGCGCTCGGTCTCGACATTCGGGAAGCAGTTGCGAGTTTTGCTGTGGGACAGGGATGGGGACTGCTCGAGTTGAAACCACTTTCCATGACCCTTGAGGACGTCTTCCTTCGGCTGACTCAGCGCGAGGACGCACCATCCGAACCACGCGAGACGGCGGGAGGGGAGCACCATAGCTGATGCCACCCGTTCACGCCATCATCAGGAAGGAATTGCGCTCCTATTTCGTTTCCCCGATCGTCTATGTTGTGGGCGGGGTGTTCCTGCTGACCTTCGGATTCCTCGCCTATCTCTATATTGTGTTTACAGGAGCGCAAGCCATCCAGTTGACGCAAATGCAAGGCGGCCCCGCGCAGATCAATCTGAACGACCTCGTCTTCCGCAACCTCTTTGCCAGCATGCGGTTCGTGCTGCTGTTGATCTTACCCATCCTCACCATGCGACTGCTGGCCGAGGAGCGCAAGCTTCGAACTTTTGAATTTCTGATGACCGCACCGATACGGGTCAGCGAAATCATCGTCGGGAAATTTATCAGCGTCTACCTTGTCTTCATCGGGATGCTGGCGCTCACCACCCTGGTTCCCCTCACACTGGCTCTCTTTAGCGATTTCGACTGGTATCCCGTGCTCACCGGCTATCTCGGCTTGACGCTCCTGGGCGGGTTTTTTCTAGCTGTCGGCCTCTTTGCTTCCTCCATTACCGAAAATCAAATTGTGGCCGCCTTCACCAGCTTCGGGCTGCTGCTCATGTGCTGGTTGCTGGCCGGACTTGGCTCGCTCCTAGGAGACACCCCCGCCGGGCAGGTGGTCTCCTACCTGTCCTTCATGGAGCACTACGACCATTTAGTTCGCGGCCTGATCGATACACAAGACCTGGTGTATTACGTGAGCGGAACGGTGCTGATGCTGTTCCTTGCCCACCGCATTGTGGATGCCTCACGATGGAAATGACGCGCACCCCCCTTCCCATCGGCGCGATCGGCACCGGTCTAGCTATCGCCGGTGTGATTGCGTACTCCCTGGCTCCGGATAAGCTGTGGCTGGTCACGCTCTTGGAAGGCCTTGCGCTCGCCTCTCTGATCTGGGCACTTGCCACTCATTTTGATCGCCTCAAACGATTCTCGTCCCAACGATCCACACGCCTGGGCGCCAACAGTGCGCTGATGGTCGCGCTCTTTCTGGCAATTGTGGGCATCGTAAACTTCCTCGCCGTCCGGCACTCGATTCGCTGGGATTTTTCCGAAAACCAAAATTACACGCTCGCCCCCGAAACCTATCGCGTCCTGCGCAATCTCCCGCGAGAGATCAGCGTAACCGTGTTTACGCGGGAAAAAGACCCCGGGTACCAAGCCTATAAGGAACGCTTGGACAGCTATCGGCAAGCCAGTCCCAAGTTGACCGTTCAATTCATCGACCCGGAGCGCCAGCCAAAAGTCGCGCAGAATTACGGCGTCACCCGCACCGACGTGGCCATCTTCGAAAGTGGCCCGCAATCGGTTCGCATTACCTCGCCGGCAGAAGTAGAGATCACCGGCGCACTCGTGCGGGTCTCCAAGGACGCAAAAAAGCGCATCGTCTTTTTGGAAGGTCATGGCGAACGAAGCCTGGAAGACAAAGACCGCGGTGGAATGGCCCTCACCAAGGAAGTCTTGGAGAAGCAGGGCTACGACGTCGGCACCGTCACGCTGCTGCAAGAACCATCGGTACCGGGCAACACAGATGTCTTGATCGTCGCAGGCCCCCGACGCGCCGTCACCAAGGAAGAGAAGGAACGGATTCAAGCCTACGTCGCGCAGGGTGGCCACCTCCTTATGTTGCTCGATCCGGACACGCAATCGAACATGGATGACCTGCTCAAAGTCTGGGGGCTGGAACTAGGGCCGGGAGTCCTCGTCGATCTACAGGACCGGCTCGCACAGGGCGACCTGACGGCGCTACTGGTCCGCACGTTTACCGACCATGAAATTACCCACGAACTCACCGCCGCGGTCTTGTTTCCCTTGGCCCGCCATCTGATTTTTCACGAAGAGCAGGGAAAGGATTGGGACTACGTGCCCTTGGCGCGCACATCACCACGAAGCTGGGCAGAAACCGATATGAAGGGTCGGGTCGTCAGCTATGACGAAAAAGCAGATGTGCAAGGGCCGTTGGCGCTGGCCGCCGCCTTAACCCCTAAGCAAGCTCCCGAGGAAGGCAAGCCACGTCCCGCCGTCGTTGTCGTCGGCAATTCCGCCTTCGCCAGCAACGGGTTCATTAACTTCGTCGGAAACAGCGATTTCTTTCAACGCACGGTCGGATGGCTCTCGGAAGAACGCGACCTCATTTCGCTCACACCAAAAGACCCGGCGGTTCGACCGTTCACGCCCAACCCGCTCCAGGAGCGGATTCTGCTCTACGTTCAGGTCATCTTCCTCCCGGCCATGACCGTGCTCTGCGGCCTCCTGGTCTGGCGGAAGCGGCGTCGTCTCTAGGTCATGGCGCGCTATTGGCCGACAGTACTTTTGGCAGGCGTCCTTGCAGGGCTTGGCCTGTACCTCTACTTCGTCGAACTGCCTGAACAACGCACAGAACTCGTCAGCGCCACCCAGGCTAAGCAAATCCTGCCGTTTGAGCAAGCCCAGATCACCGCCTTACGCGTCCGCAGCCATTCCGGGGAAGTCGTACTCAGCCAGACACCCGGCCGCCCCTGGGGCATCACTGCGCCGATTCAAACCGACGCTGATCAACGCCAGGTCCAGGCCCTCGTCCGTGCGCTCGTGACGGGGAAAGTCTCGCGGCTGGTCGAAACCCATCCGGTCTCGTTGACGCCGTTCGGTCTGGATCACCCATCCACCGTTGTGACCGTGACCGCTGGGGATCGCAACGAAACGCTCTCGATCGGAGACGCCGGCCCCCTCTCCTCGACACTGTATGTCCTGAGAGCGTCGGACGAGGCTGTGCTCCTAACCGACCTGGCCCCAAAGGACTTTCTGAACCGAACGCTTCTGTCGTTCCGGCGGAAAGAATTGTTGCAATTCAATCAACAGGAGGCGGAGCAACTCCGTCTGACCTACCCCACAACGGAAATCGTGCTGTACGGAATTGAGGAGAAGCCCAAGAAAAAGTGGAAGATCCGTTACCCGATCGAGGCTGAGGCCGATCGCACGGAAGTCCAGGCGCTCCTCTTTCGATTGGAAGACCTCAAGGCCCTGGCCATTGTTGATCCCGGTCCTGAGCGAGAACAGCTCGCGCCGTTACTCACCAAGCCCAAGGTGAAAGTCACCGTGCACGCAGCCGGAACCGACCAAATCATTCGCCTCTTTCAACCGGATCCGGCCAGCGGCGAAGCCTATGCGCAAACCGCGGCAGAAGGTCCCATCTACAAAATCAGTCCCTCTATTATTAAGGAATTGACCAAAGACCTGTTCGCGCTTCAGGACAAGCGGCTACTCGGGGTAGAGACTAGCGACATCGCCCTGCTCTCCATCAAAACACGCGAGGAACAATACACTCTGGTTCATGACCGGGACGGATGGATGCTCGAGGATCAGCCGACCGAAAAACTGCGGCAAGACGTGACTGATCTGCTGGTCAGCCGGATCGTCAATCTTCCAGCCGAAGAACGTGTCCTCAAACAAGTTGGCCCGTTAGCGCCTTACGGACTGGTCGCCCCGGTCGCGGAATTTGTCGCCACCGGAAAAGACGGCCGTGTTGCGGGACGCCTCGCCCTCGGCAATCAATCCGGCGGGCTCCTCTATGCCATCGGCCACCGAATCCCAGGCATCTTTCAGGTGCGCCCCGACCTCCTGACCCAGATTCCTTCCCGGTTGGCACTGCTTGCCAGCGTCCCGGCAACATCCCACTAAACGCTACCAGAGGTGTTTCCAGGAAGAGGAGGAATATGCTACTGTGCGCCCATCGCTCTTGATCAAGGAGGATCCTTCAATGATGTACTCGCGTTTCCACGGTGCCGTTGTTCTGTCCTTATCTCTGCTCTTGCTGAGTGCCTGTGCGACGGAAGAAACCATGACCAGCAGCGGATCGACGCAAGCCGCATCGGCGAGTGGATCGATGAAAGCAGCCGCCACGCAAGCGTACGACTCCCTCCAGTCCTGCCTGAGCCGCATTCCATCCGGGGGCACGGCGGGGACGCGCATGATTGCCGAAGAAAGTTGCAAGAGAGACGAAACACTCCGCCAAGCCATTGCGGGTAACGCCGCAGCGAAGAGCGGGAACCGCGCCGCGGCCGGTGCTGCCGGCGATAGTTTGGAAGCCTGCATGGCGCGCATCCCGAAAGACGGGTCGGTTGGGCAGCGGATGCTGGCCGAAGAGAGCTGCAAGCGCGACCAGGCCAACCAGCGGTAATCTGACTTCCAAGTCGATCTCCGACGCGCCTCCGAAGGTGACCATGCCCTTCGGAGGCATGCCTCGCTGTAGACAATCTCACCGGCTTTCAGTATCGTACGACAACGCCCCCGTAGCTCAGTTGGATAGAGCAGCGGTTTCCTAAACCGCGGGTCGCACGTTCAATTCGTGTCGGGGGCACCAACCAGCTCGCCTGCGTTTCGTTCATCTGACATCATCCCCTGCTGCATCTGATGCCTCAGGCCCTCTCCTTCAGCGGGTTGCCAGCCTTGATCCCCAGATACTCTCGGGAACGGTGCTGTGCTCAGCTTCACAAACCTAACGTTCGATGCCCTCGAAAGCATTCCGCACACACCGCCGGCCATTCGTACGATCACCCTTAGGCCTTCAGGCTCAGCGCAAAATGTTCTCATTGCACAGTTCTCTCCCTCGAATTTTGGCCCCTGACCGGATATTTGCGAAGCATGACACATGAGTTATCAGCAGAATCAATAGGTTGTCGCAACTCAGAACAACGGTACTGAGCTTGCAGTGGAGGCTCCACATAACAAAAGGAGTCCACATCATGATTGAGTTTCCGCTGCTCCTCATAGGTTATGCACTGCTGCCGATCGTCGCCTTCCAGCTGATGATCATGGCTGACCGCCCTCAGCAGAAGGGCGAGCAAAACGCCTTTCCGCAGGTCGAAATCCTGTAAGCCTGCGGCGGCTCTGCCCGCCATGAGCAGAGCCGCCGCCTTGCGAGGCCAGTATCCGCCCCCTCCCACGACTCACCCGCTACCGATAGTTCAGGCCCCCGGTTTGTCGAACAGATCTACCGCCGACACGCGCTCCTCACTTGGTGCGCCTAAGTAGGTAAGGGTATATCGAGACCACGCCAGTACCCAATGGACTCGACGAATACAGCAGACGTAGGTAGAATTGGTCATGTATACTGTGGCGGAACTAGCGGATACGTGCCCTGCACGCTGCGAGAGCCATTCTTGATAGAGATGCATTTCATGGCAAACGGTCGAGGCAAATCCCTTCCCAACGTACCCAGGAAGCCGGCGAATCTATTCAGTAGTTTGGTTCTGCTCCTCCTCGCAACGGCCGGGTGCCATGGATATACCCTGGTGGAAACTCCCACGACTGATGGCTTCCATTCCAAGCTGCCCGCGCCCTATACACGGGCCGTCGTCTGGGGCGGGCGCCCCGATACCGCTCAGAGCGCCAGCACCTGGCTCTTGAAAAAAGGGCTGTTGGTGGTAGACCAAACGAAGGTTCTTCAGACGGCAGCTGACCAGAAAGTCAACCTGTCGGGATATCAATACCTCGAAACCGATGTACTCCGAATGGCCAAACTGGTCGGTGCCCGCCTAGTAGTTTTCAGCAACGCCGAAGTGGGCTCTTGGGAAGCACTCGATTGGAGCAACGGATTTCCTCATAGCCAACGAGTGTATTCGGCCACCATTTCCCTACGCGCAGTGGATGTGAATACCGGGGAAATCGAGTGGAGCGGAAAGGCTCAATCCACGGAACGGTTCAGCAACATTGAGGAGGGCGTTAGCCTACTCACCTGCCATGCGTTAGCGACAGCATGGGGCATGCGCAATCCTGGGGCGACGGCGCCGGATAATG contains:
- a CDS encoding ABC transporter permease subunit: MPPVHAIIRKELRSYFVSPIVYVVGGVFLLTFGFLAYLYIVFTGAQAIQLTQMQGGPAQINLNDLVFRNLFASMRFVLLLILPILTMRLLAEERKLRTFEFLMTAPIRVSEIIVGKFISVYLVFIGMLALTTLVPLTLALFSDFDWYPVLTGYLGLTLLGGFFLAVGLFASSITENQIVAAFTSFGLLLMCWLLAGLGSLLGDTPAGQVVSYLSFMEHYDHLVRGLIDTQDLVYYVSGTVLMLFLAHRIVDASRWK
- a CDS encoding GldG family protein — encoded protein: MEMTRTPLPIGAIGTGLAIAGVIAYSLAPDKLWLVTLLEGLALASLIWALATHFDRLKRFSSQRSTRLGANSALMVALFLAIVGIVNFLAVRHSIRWDFSENQNYTLAPETYRVLRNLPREISVTVFTREKDPGYQAYKERLDSYRQASPKLTVQFIDPERQPKVAQNYGVTRTDVAIFESGPQSVRITSPAEVEITGALVRVSKDAKKRIVFLEGHGERSLEDKDRGGMALTKEVLEKQGYDVGTVTLLQEPSVPGNTDVLIVAGPRRAVTKEEKERIQAYVAQGGHLLMLLDPDTQSNMDDLLKVWGLELGPGVLVDLQDRLAQGDLTALLVRTFTDHEITHELTAAVLFPLARHLIFHEEQGKDWDYVPLARTSPRSWAETDMKGRVVSYDEKADVQGPLALAAALTPKQAPEEGKPRPAVVVVGNSAFASNGFINFVGNSDFFQRTVGWLSEERDLISLTPKDPAVRPFTPNPLQERILLYVQVIFLPAMTVLCGLLVWRKRRRL
- a CDS encoding ABC transporter ATP-binding protein, producing the protein MIEVRNITKRYGHLTAIDRVTFRVDKGEVLAFLGPNGAGKTTTMRILTSFIPATEGTAQVAGFDCAEQPEEVKKRIGYLPETPPVYQELTVAEYLDFVGKLRGFSGAELTKAIDRVMERLALGSVRHRLIANLSRGYRQRVGLAQALIHDPPVLILDEPTVGLDPKQIIEIRELIKSLAGSHSVILSTHILPEATAVCQRVVIINGGRIVAEDTPDQLSARLRRSEKISVTLKAPPANVLERFRAVAGVEHVLATADPHTILIECALGLDIREAVASFAVGQGWGLLELKPLSMTLEDVFLRLTQREDAPSEPRETAGGEHHS
- a CDS encoding DUF4340 domain-containing protein, which translates into the protein MARYWPTVLLAGVLAGLGLYLYFVELPEQRTELVSATQAKQILPFEQAQITALRVRSHSGEVVLSQTPGRPWGITAPIQTDADQRQVQALVRALVTGKVSRLVETHPVSLTPFGLDHPSTVVTVTAGDRNETLSIGDAGPLSSTLYVLRASDEAVLLTDLAPKDFLNRTLLSFRRKELLQFNQQEAEQLRLTYPTTEIVLYGIEEKPKKKWKIRYPIEAEADRTEVQALLFRLEDLKALAIVDPGPEREQLAPLLTKPKVKVTVHAAGTDQIIRLFQPDPASGEAYAQTAAEGPIYKISPSIIKELTKDLFALQDKRLLGVETSDIALLSIKTREEQYTLVHDRDGWMLEDQPTEKLRQDVTDLLVSRIVNLPAEERVLKQVGPLAPYGLVAPVAEFVATGKDGRVAGRLALGNQSGGLLYAIGHRIPGIFQVRPDLLTQIPSRLALLASVPATSH